In Hymenobacter gelipurpurascens, one DNA window encodes the following:
- a CDS encoding serine hydrolase, which produces MHFSFLRTGLLAGGLLLSSLAQAQSVGNSAFVTDSLDSYIRRGMRQWQIPGLALVVVKDGKVVVQKGYGVREMGKSEPVDANTLFMIASNTKLFTGTALAKLDGEKKISLDEKVTKYLPDYRLYDSVASQMVTVRDLMSHHFGFKTFQGDFSFFKSNLERGEIVRRMRLMKPGGQFRRDYGYSNSGFVAAGEVIPAATGGTSWENYVQQNFLQPLGMSSTFVSGAGFAQRSNIAYAYSNTFGPLAKVPFDNWDNMGPCASIVSNVTDLGKWLRFQLDSGRYEGKQVMPWAALRKTRDANTVISSRKSTIYPTHFTTYGLGVEATDYNGRQTFWHTGGASGQVSNVCFVPEAGLGIAILTNNDNQSFFELLRYQLLDSYLGVPYVNRSAQGLKRKQQSEATQVDPTKALAARVAKKNKPALPLSAYVGEFENKLFGHITIRQKGKQLLIQFPTHPGLTATLDYMDGQEFRTTYSDLVFGVMPAKFELEGNKVKNVELRVNDYVEYDPYVFVKL; this is translated from the coding sequence ATGCATTTTTCTTTTCTCCGGACTGGCCTACTGGCGGGCGGACTCCTGCTGAGCTCTCTGGCGCAGGCCCAGTCGGTGGGCAATTCAGCGTTTGTAACCGATAGCCTCGACAGCTACATCCGGCGCGGCATGCGCCAATGGCAGATTCCGGGGCTGGCCCTGGTAGTGGTGAAAGACGGCAAGGTGGTAGTGCAGAAAGGCTACGGCGTGCGTGAAATGGGCAAGTCTGAGCCCGTGGATGCCAACACACTGTTTATGATTGCCTCCAACACCAAGCTGTTCACGGGCACGGCCCTGGCCAAGCTCGATGGGGAGAAGAAGATCAGCCTTGATGAAAAAGTAACCAAGTACCTGCCCGATTACCGACTCTACGATTCGGTGGCCTCCCAGATGGTCACGGTGCGCGACCTGATGAGCCACCACTTCGGCTTCAAGACCTTCCAGGGCGACTTCAGCTTTTTCAAGTCCAACCTGGAGCGGGGCGAGATTGTGCGGCGCATGCGCCTGATGAAGCCCGGCGGCCAGTTTCGGCGCGACTACGGCTACAGCAACTCCGGATTTGTGGCGGCCGGCGAGGTGATTCCGGCCGCTACCGGCGGTACCTCCTGGGAAAACTACGTGCAGCAAAACTTCCTGCAGCCGCTGGGCATGAGCAGTACGTTTGTATCAGGCGCGGGCTTTGCGCAACGCTCCAACATCGCCTACGCCTACTCCAACACGTTTGGGCCGCTGGCGAAAGTACCGTTCGATAACTGGGACAACATGGGCCCCTGTGCCAGCATCGTATCCAACGTAACAGACCTGGGTAAGTGGCTACGTTTTCAGCTGGATAGTGGCCGCTATGAGGGCAAGCAGGTGATGCCGTGGGCGGCGCTGCGCAAAACCCGCGACGCCAATACCGTTATCAGCTCCCGTAAATCAACCATCTATCCTACGCACTTCACCACCTATGGCCTGGGCGTGGAGGCAACCGACTACAACGGCCGGCAAACGTTCTGGCACACAGGCGGGGCCTCGGGGCAGGTGAGCAATGTGTGCTTTGTGCCCGAAGCCGGGCTGGGCATTGCTATTCTGACCAACAACGACAACCAGAGCTTCTTCGAACTGCTGCGCTACCAACTGCTCGACAGCTACCTGGGGGTGCCCTACGTAAACCGTAGCGCCCAGGGCCTGAAGCGCAAGCAGCAGTCCGAGGCCACCCAAGTTGACCCAACGAAAGCCCTGGCAGCCCGGGTTGCCAAAAAGAACAAGCCGGCGCTGCCGCTGAGCGCTTACGTGGGCGAGTTCGAGAACAAGCTCTTCGGCCACATCACCATCCGCCAGAAAGGCAAGCAGCTGCTGATCCAGTTCCCCACGCATCCGGGCCTCACCGCCACCCTCGACTACATGGATGGCCAGGAGTTCCGGACGACGTATTCCGACCTGGTTTTTGGGGTGATGCCGGCCAAGTTTGAGCTAGAGGGCAACAAGGTGAAGAACGTGGAGCTTCGCGTGAACGACTACGTGGAGTACGACCCCTACGTGTTCGTAAAGCTATAG
- a CDS encoding NAD(P)-dependent alcohol dehydrogenase, with protein MTDAKGYAAPAVNAPLVPFDFQRRDVGAHDVRIEILFCGVCHSDLHQVRNEWGGSVFPMVPGHEIVGRVVEVGAHVKGFKAGDLAGVGCMVNSCQHCPECNQGLEQYCDEGFVGTYGAQDRDGTITYGGYSNQVVVTEKFVLHVSEKLDLARVAPLLCAGITTWSPLRQWNAKTGDRVAVMGLGGLGHMAVKFAAAMGCEVTVFSTSPNKEADAKALGAHKFVVTKDAESMKSVSNYFDLIINTVSAPMDLVPYINTLRVDGTMVLLGVPPEAPQLHAFNLIAKRRRIAGSLIGGIKETQEMLDFCAEHNVMSDIELIRMDYINEAYERMLKSDVKYRFVLDLATI; from the coding sequence ATGACTGACGCAAAAGGCTACGCGGCTCCGGCCGTGAATGCTCCTCTGGTTCCTTTTGATTTCCAGCGCCGCGATGTAGGCGCGCATGATGTACGCATCGAGATTCTGTTCTGCGGCGTGTGCCATTCCGATTTGCACCAGGTGCGCAACGAGTGGGGCGGCTCCGTATTTCCCATGGTGCCCGGCCACGAAATTGTGGGCCGCGTAGTGGAAGTAGGCGCGCACGTGAAAGGCTTTAAGGCCGGCGACCTGGCTGGTGTAGGCTGCATGGTGAACTCCTGCCAGCACTGCCCCGAGTGTAACCAGGGCCTGGAGCAGTACTGCGACGAAGGATTCGTGGGCACGTACGGCGCCCAGGACCGCGACGGCACTATCACCTACGGCGGCTACTCCAACCAAGTGGTGGTAACCGAGAAATTCGTGCTGCACGTATCGGAGAAGCTGGATCTGGCCCGCGTGGCGCCGCTGCTGTGCGCCGGCATTACCACCTGGTCGCCGCTGCGCCAGTGGAACGCCAAGACCGGCGACCGGGTCGCCGTAATGGGTCTGGGTGGCCTAGGCCACATGGCCGTGAAATTTGCCGCCGCTATGGGCTGCGAAGTAACGGTATTCAGCACTTCGCCCAACAAAGAGGCTGATGCCAAAGCCCTGGGTGCCCACAAGTTCGTGGTGACCAAAGATGCGGAGTCGATGAAATCGGTGTCGAATTACTTCGACCTAATCATCAATACGGTATCAGCGCCCATGGATCTGGTGCCCTACATCAACACCCTGCGCGTAGATGGCACGATGGTGCTGCTGGGCGTACCGCCGGAAGCGCCACAGCTGCACGCCTTCAACCTGATTGCTAAGCGCCGCCGCATTGCCGGCTCGCTGATTGGCGGCATCAAGGAAACCCAGGAAATGCTGGACTTCTGCGCCGAGCACAACGTGATGTCCGACATCGAGCTCATCCGCATGGACTACATCAATGAGGCCTACGAGCGCATGCTCAAGTCCGACGTGAAGTACCGCTTCGTGCTGGACTTGGCTACGATTTAA
- a CDS encoding cytochrome b/b6 domain-containing protein — protein MTPQTQHTPVTATGVKRNSLGLRIWHWSNSALVSVQLITILFMSVIIKVKGLAPDFSKALAKQGVDIAPEKLRGLTSIVAHRIWDWHIWFGIALAVLLAYRVLVSFQQRGGQRTAAKLARLKNRAAQGDSEARLGVWVRYSYRFFYLVLTVMVITGLILVFEDYFRAIEHTAKEIHNFSMYIVIAFVVAHILGVFRAEVTHEPGITSDMIHGGEQVEA, from the coding sequence ATGACTCCTCAAACCCAACACACGCCCGTGACAGCTACCGGCGTCAAGCGTAATTCGCTGGGCCTACGCATCTGGCACTGGTCAAATTCCGCGCTGGTATCAGTTCAGCTAATCACCATTTTATTTATGTCGGTGATTATTAAGGTGAAAGGCTTAGCGCCCGATTTCAGCAAAGCGTTGGCCAAGCAAGGCGTGGATATTGCTCCCGAGAAGCTGCGCGGCCTCACGAGCATTGTGGCACACCGCATCTGGGACTGGCACATTTGGTTCGGTATTGCGCTGGCGGTGCTACTGGCCTACCGGGTGCTCGTAAGCTTTCAGCAGCGCGGCGGCCAGCGCACGGCGGCCAAACTAGCCCGCCTGAAAAACCGCGCTGCCCAAGGCGACTCTGAGGCCCGGCTGGGCGTATGGGTGCGCTACTCCTACCGCTTCTTCTACCTGGTGCTAACCGTGATGGTAATTACAGGTTTGATTCTCGTGTTTGAGGATTATTTCCGCGCCATCGAACACACAGCCAAGGAGATTCATAACTTCTCGATGTATATCGTTATTGCTTTCGTGGTAGCGCATATTCTGGGCGTGTTCCGCGCTGAGGTAACGCACGAGCCCGGCATCACCTCCGACATGATCCACGGCGGCGAACAGGTAGAGGCCTAG
- a CDS encoding DUF1990 domain-containing protein, translating into MPKSAPLYELQKARLEAYANAGVNFDLDRAAEYTVANGWHVDDYETELPTETPGPPEAHGSWAAAREVLRNYTFPPPGLITGIFLPDQPLEQRVMVLRGQFLFFTFWFGVRIGNVTDEQRPLPNGEAEQVWGYNYRTLEGHFERGQIEFTVHKNLTTGRVKFHIHAFSQTGRIRNPFYWIGFRLFGRTLQKRFSNQSVKRLKAQVEEMLLKGWHTPDQQQAPPVQPAASQEDAQQQMDKATS; encoded by the coding sequence ATGCCTAAATCTGCCCCTCTGTACGAACTCCAGAAAGCCCGCTTAGAGGCCTACGCCAACGCCGGCGTCAACTTCGACCTCGACCGGGCCGCCGAATATACTGTGGCCAACGGCTGGCATGTAGACGACTACGAAACCGAACTGCCCACCGAAACACCCGGCCCCCCGGAGGCGCATGGCTCCTGGGCGGCCGCCCGCGAGGTGTTGCGCAATTATACGTTTCCGCCGCCCGGCCTCATTACCGGCATTTTCCTGCCCGATCAGCCCCTGGAGCAGCGCGTGATGGTGCTGCGCGGGCAATTTCTGTTTTTTACGTTTTGGTTTGGCGTGCGTATTGGCAACGTAACGGATGAGCAGCGCCCCTTGCCCAACGGAGAAGCGGAACAGGTGTGGGGCTACAACTACCGCACCCTGGAAGGCCACTTTGAGCGCGGCCAGATTGAGTTTACCGTCCATAAAAACCTCACTACCGGGCGCGTAAAGTTCCATATTCATGCCTTCTCGCAGACGGGCCGTATCCGCAACCCCTTCTACTGGATCGGGTTTCGGCTGTTTGGCCGCACGTTGCAGAAGCGCTTCTCCAATCAATCAGTCAAGAGACTGAAGGCGCAGGTGGAGGAAATGCTTCTGAAAGGCTGGCACACGCCTGACCAGCAGCAGGCACCGCCCGTGCAGCCAGCCGCCTCGCAGGAAGATGCGCAACAGCAGATGGACAAAGCCACTTCCTAG
- a CDS encoding DUF1990 family protein, with product MSNKPEQTADTGSGPLFERRYWIDVQHPSRPISELFEQVKNDIPHFSPDLLADFSKAKGTEHQLNVDDEFRIKILGPWNGDVRVSKIGEDFFELVTLENHPEAGRIRFSLKKHPALPDTVRFEIHSWARSRDGLVAFTYDTLGMGKRVQQQTWETFCERVGEASGGLILGPVHVETVKQTDSETHVSRDA from the coding sequence ATGAGCAACAAACCCGAGCAAACCGCCGACACCGGCAGCGGCCCTCTTTTTGAGCGGCGCTACTGGATTGATGTGCAGCACCCAAGCCGCCCGATTTCTGAGCTGTTTGAGCAGGTGAAAAATGACATCCCCCACTTCTCGCCCGATCTGCTGGCTGATTTTAGCAAAGCCAAGGGCACTGAACACCAGCTGAATGTGGATGATGAATTCCGCATCAAGATTCTGGGCCCCTGGAATGGCGATGTGCGCGTATCGAAAATCGGGGAAGACTTTTTTGAGCTCGTGACTCTGGAAAACCACCCTGAGGCGGGCCGCATCCGATTTTCCCTGAAGAAGCACCCCGCGCTGCCCGATACTGTGCGCTTTGAGATTCACTCGTGGGCTCGCTCGCGCGACGGGCTGGTGGCTTTCACCTACGACACGCTGGGTATGGGCAAGCGGGTGCAGCAGCAAACCTGGGAAACCTTCTGTGAGCGGGTGGGCGAAGCCAGCGGCGGCCTGATTCTCGGTCCTGTGCACGTAGAAACCGTTAAGCAGACAGACTCCGAAACCCACGTCTCGCGCGATGCCTAA
- the nfi gene encoding deoxyribonuclease V (cleaves DNA at apurinic or apyrimidinic sites), with amino-acid sequence MAYYRPYTPPADPLIVRDLTNLQNDMRARVRLEPLAAEPTLIAGCDSSFPTPETILSVFILMRFPSLEIVEKVYATSVVQLPYIPGLLSFREAPNVLLAYEKLQQKPDIIMVDGHGIAHPRRMGIAAHLGVLLDKPTFGVAKQKLTGTFVEPGLTKGSISPLLDKNGELLGEVIRSKDKINPLFVSPGHRCDQATATRLTLACLRGYKLPEPTRLADHWAEEFKKEVR; translated from the coding sequence ATGGCCTACTACCGCCCCTACACGCCCCCCGCCGATCCGCTCATTGTACGCGACCTGACCAACCTGCAGAACGACATGCGCGCCCGCGTGCGGCTGGAGCCGCTGGCCGCCGAGCCCACCCTCATTGCCGGCTGCGACTCCTCGTTCCCGACCCCGGAAACCATCTTATCGGTATTTATCCTGATGCGCTTTCCGTCCCTGGAAATTGTGGAGAAAGTGTACGCAACCAGCGTGGTGCAGCTGCCTTACATCCCTGGCCTGCTGTCCTTCCGCGAAGCACCCAACGTGCTACTGGCCTACGAGAAGCTGCAGCAAAAGCCCGACATCATTATGGTAGATGGCCACGGCATTGCGCACCCACGCCGCATGGGCATTGCTGCGCACTTGGGCGTACTGCTCGATAAACCTACTTTCGGCGTAGCCAAACAGAAGCTCACCGGCACATTTGTGGAGCCTGGCCTCACGAAAGGCAGCATCTCGCCGCTCCTCGATAAAAATGGGGAGCTGCTGGGCGAAGTAATCCGCAGCAAAGACAAAATCAACCCGCTGTTTGTGAGCCCCGGCCACCGCTGCGACCAGGCTACCGCTACCCGCCTCACGCTGGCCTGCCTGCGCGGCTATAAGCTCCCCGAGCCCACCCGCCTCGCCGACCATTGGGCCGAAGAGTTTAAAAAAGAAGTGCGGTAA
- a CDS encoding dienelactone hydrolase family protein, whose translation MLRSGILRIVLLVLLCSMGYVAQAESGFAGLTRGPHAVGMRVVQQYDYTRAYKGRTDAVTGKPVTGERARPVQTLVWYPAQKGGTPIRYADYLRTEATDENFTRTDAETDAFLANKLQWVAARVGQKQAQKLFDQRMWAVRNAATAAGKFPVVIYAAGGGSTAHDAADLCEYLASHGYVVLASRSLGTHTSLMNFDQEGLDSQARDMAFLLSYAQSLPQTDMAHVAAAGWSWGGLANALAASQDSRIQALVSFDGTQYRDNTKAVSRTQLTVPWLYVQRRPESVRELSANEMETSSMLLNEAKYADLYHVVMNPMEHLDFSTVALRVAQPEHFMEYSRAEVEAAYHWTCRYTLEFLNATLKIAPAGQQFLNRTPAQNGVPAHMARVYHLPAQTGPVPTQAGFAAALAQEGFGHALEIYRRVQQQDAAFTLSEGALNNWGYQLMRDAHDLPAALAIFRLGTELYPNSFNLFDSLGEADENNKDTSSAIMHYRRSLELNPKNSNAEQRLKALGAPAAGSAGK comes from the coding sequence ATGTTACGCTCTGGAATACTTCGCATCGTTCTGCTCGTGCTACTGTGTAGTATGGGCTATGTTGCGCAGGCAGAATCTGGTTTTGCCGGACTCACGCGCGGGCCACACGCCGTAGGAATGCGGGTGGTGCAACAATATGACTACACGAGGGCCTATAAAGGCCGCACCGATGCCGTAACCGGGAAGCCAGTCACTGGCGAGCGGGCCCGGCCCGTACAGACGTTGGTGTGGTACCCCGCCCAGAAGGGAGGAACTCCCATTCGGTATGCGGACTATCTGCGCACCGAAGCTACTGATGAGAACTTCACCCGAACCGATGCAGAAACCGACGCTTTCTTGGCTAATAAGCTACAGTGGGTGGCCGCCAGAGTAGGGCAGAAGCAGGCACAGAAACTATTTGATCAGCGCATGTGGGCCGTACGGAATGCTGCTACTGCTGCCGGCAAATTTCCGGTAGTGATTTATGCGGCCGGTGGCGGCAGCACAGCGCACGACGCGGCCGACTTATGCGAATACCTCGCCAGCCACGGCTACGTAGTGCTGGCCAGCCGCAGCCTGGGCACGCACACTAGCCTCATGAACTTTGACCAGGAAGGACTCGACAGTCAGGCCCGCGATATGGCGTTTCTGCTGTCGTATGCCCAAAGCTTACCGCAGACCGATATGGCCCATGTAGCTGCCGCGGGCTGGAGTTGGGGTGGCCTCGCCAATGCCTTGGCGGCTTCCCAAGACTCGCGCATTCAGGCGTTGGTCAGCTTCGATGGAACCCAGTACCGCGACAATACCAAAGCCGTATCGCGCACCCAGCTCACGGTGCCGTGGCTGTACGTGCAGCGCCGGCCCGAATCGGTGCGGGAGCTGAGTGCCAACGAGATGGAAACCTCATCAATGCTGCTCAATGAGGCCAAGTACGCCGACCTATACCACGTAGTGATGAATCCCATGGAGCATCTGGATTTCTCCACGGTGGCTTTGCGCGTGGCTCAACCAGAGCACTTCATGGAGTACTCCCGCGCCGAAGTGGAAGCCGCTTACCACTGGACCTGCCGTTACACATTAGAATTCCTGAACGCCACCCTAAAGATAGCTCCAGCTGGCCAGCAGTTCCTGAACCGCACACCCGCCCAAAATGGCGTACCGGCGCATATGGCCCGGGTCTACCACCTTCCGGCCCAAACCGGCCCCGTGCCCACGCAGGCTGGCTTTGCAGCCGCGCTGGCCCAGGAGGGCTTCGGCCACGCACTGGAAATCTACCGGCGGGTGCAGCAGCAGGACGCCGCATTTACCCTCTCCGAAGGCGCGCTTAATAACTGGGGGTATCAGCTGATGCGCGACGCCCACGACCTGCCGGCAGCTCTAGCCATCTTCCGCCTTGGCACCGAGCTCTACCCTAACAGCTTCAACCTCTTCGATAGCCTGGGTGAAGCCGATGAAAACAACAAGGATACCTCTTCGGCTATCATGCACTACCGCCGCTCCCTGGAACTGAACCCCAAAAATAGCAATGCCGAGCAACGCCTGAAAGCATTGGGTGCTCCTGCCGCAGGCTCAGCCGGAAAATAG
- a CDS encoding glutamate--tRNA ligase family protein encodes MEFPASPVVSRLAPTPSGFLHLGNAVNFTLTWLLVRRAEGQLHLRIDDLDRARFRPAYLENIFRTLEWLGLDYDHGPNGPDDFERHYSQRYFLGHYKAALQVAQATYPGLFYACRCSRTELARLALLDGRYPGTCRPVQLPIDATDVAWRAHVPEAAQISFPDLGQGPMVVPLGQSLGDFVVRKKDGVAAYQVASVLDDVRLGTTLIVRGLDLLPSTAAQLWLGQYLPKAEGFQKTQFLHHGLLADEHGQKLSKSTQAGHQRGILAEASGPQMVYAAVARLLGLSSEAGESLAKLQAEVQRLA; translated from the coding sequence ATGGAATTTCCTGCTTCTCCTGTTGTTTCGCGCCTGGCGCCCACGCCCAGCGGCTTTCTGCATCTCGGCAACGCCGTCAATTTTACCCTGACGTGGCTGCTGGTGCGCCGCGCCGAGGGTCAGCTGCATCTGCGCATCGATGATCTGGACCGCGCCCGGTTCCGGCCCGCGTACTTAGAGAACATCTTCCGCACCCTGGAGTGGCTCGGCCTCGACTACGACCACGGCCCCAACGGCCCCGATGATTTCGAGCGGCACTATTCCCAGCGCTACTTTCTAGGCCACTATAAAGCCGCATTGCAAGTGGCCCAGGCCACTTACCCCGGTTTGTTTTACGCCTGCCGCTGTTCCCGCACGGAGCTAGCCCGGCTGGCCCTGCTCGATGGCCGCTACCCCGGCACCTGCCGCCCCGTTCAGCTGCCGATTGATGCTACGGATGTGGCCTGGCGCGCCCACGTACCAGAAGCCGCCCAAATCAGCTTCCCTGATTTAGGTCAAGGGCCTATGGTGGTGCCGCTAGGCCAGTCGCTAGGCGATTTTGTGGTGCGCAAGAAGGACGGCGTAGCGGCGTATCAGGTAGCCTCGGTGCTGGATGATGTGCGACTGGGCACCACGCTTATTGTGCGTGGGCTGGACTTGCTGCCCAGCACCGCCGCCCAGTTGTGGCTAGGTCAGTACCTGCCGAAGGCGGAAGGCTTCCAGAAAACACAGTTTCTGCACCACGGCTTGCTGGCGGATGAGCATGGGCAGAAGCTCTCCAAATCAACGCAGGCCGGCCATCAGCGCGGAATACTGGCAGAAGCTAGCGGACCGCAGATGGTGTATGCCGCCGTAGCTCGGTTGCTAGGCCTGTCGTCGGAAGCAGGCGAGTCATTGGCGAAGCTGCAGGCGGAAGTACAGCGACTGGCCTAG
- a CDS encoding pirin family protein: MQTLLHTADSRGHASHGWLNSYHTFSFAGYNNPQRMHFGVLRVLNDDTVAAGNGFGTHPHDNMEIISIPLEGTLEHKDSAGNHGIIRSGDVQVMSAGTGIAHSEKNHSHTEQVKFLQIWVFPNKRNVPSRYDQQTFRAEDRHNQFQQVLSPNPDDAGVWIHQDAWFHLADFDAGFEAEYQVKKPGNGVYVFVLEGDATVAGQALHRRDGFGVWDTTSFTVQGDSNTRLLLMEVPMDL; the protein is encoded by the coding sequence ATGCAAACGCTCCTTCATACCGCCGACTCTCGCGGACACGCCAGCCACGGCTGGCTCAACTCTTACCACACGTTCAGCTTCGCGGGCTACAACAACCCACAGCGCATGCATTTTGGGGTATTGCGCGTGCTGAATGATGACACCGTGGCGGCGGGAAACGGCTTCGGCACCCACCCCCACGATAACATGGAAATCATTAGTATTCCCTTGGAGGGCACGCTGGAGCACAAGGACAGCGCCGGCAACCACGGCATTATCCGGAGCGGTGATGTGCAGGTGATGAGCGCCGGCACGGGCATCGCGCACAGCGAAAAAAACCACAGCCACACGGAGCAGGTGAAGTTCTTGCAGATCTGGGTGTTCCCGAACAAGCGCAACGTACCATCTCGCTACGATCAGCAGACCTTCCGGGCCGAAGACCGCCACAACCAGTTCCAGCAGGTGCTTTCCCCGAACCCCGATGATGCCGGCGTCTGGATTCACCAGGACGCGTGGTTCCATCTGGCCGATTTTGATGCCGGTTTCGAAGCCGAGTATCAAGTGAAAAAGCCCGGTAACGGCGTGTATGTGTTTGTGCTGGAAGGCGATGCCACGGTGGCCGGCCAGGCTCTGCACCGCCGCGACGGTTTCGGCGTATGGGACACGACTTCCTTCACCGTACAAGGCGATTCAAACACTCGCCTGTTGTTGATGGAAGTACCCATGGACCTCTAG
- a CDS encoding nitroreductase family protein yields the protein MKTAVTAYPIQESISKRWSPRSFAQQPVDPETLNQVFEAASWAPSAMNEQPWRYIYAHKSDQESFQKMVDCLLPGNQPWAKNAPVLILALAKTHYDNGTPNGAALHDLGMANANLITEATALGLHGHFMGGFDQAKTRELFELPESLQPVVIIALGYIGEAEQLEEPFLSREKAPRQRKHHADIAFRNQLPN from the coding sequence ATGAAAACTGCCGTCACCGCTTATCCTATTCAGGAGAGCATCAGCAAGCGTTGGAGCCCGCGTTCTTTCGCCCAGCAGCCCGTAGATCCGGAAACGCTCAACCAGGTGTTTGAAGCCGCTTCCTGGGCTCCCAGCGCCATGAATGAGCAGCCTTGGCGCTACATCTACGCCCATAAGTCGGACCAGGAAAGCTTCCAGAAAATGGTAGACTGCCTGCTCCCCGGCAACCAGCCCTGGGCCAAGAATGCGCCCGTCCTGATCCTGGCTCTGGCCAAAACCCACTACGATAACGGCACGCCCAACGGCGCCGCCCTTCACGACCTGGGTATGGCCAACGCCAACCTGATTACAGAAGCAACCGCGCTAGGCCTGCACGGCCACTTCATGGGCGGCTTCGATCAGGCCAAAACCCGCGAGCTGTTTGAGCTGCCCGAGTCGCTGCAGCCGGTGGTCATCATTGCCTTGGGCTACATCGGCGAAGCCGAGCAGCTGGAGGAGCCCTTCCTGAGCCGCGAAAAGGCCCCGCGCCAGCGCAAGCACCACGCCGATATTGCTTTCCGCAACCAGTTACCCAATTAG
- a CDS encoding pirin family protein: protein MPFRITSAADRGLKDIGWLQSNFSLSFGPYANPERAGFGLLRVFNDDFVQPGNGFGLHAHANMEIISIMLAGSMNHIDSLGYKEVVHKDWVQIMSAGSGLRHEEHNVGDDEVNFLQIWIEPKLQNVTPRYQRRHFPQEKRRNQLTTVVSNEEGTAHCWINQNARISLGHYEAGQHLEYALNPLNKCVYIFVMDGHLTVNGQAVSRRESIGLWETNLVRIEATAESQFIVIEAPVNH from the coding sequence ATGCCATTTCGTATTACATCGGCCGCCGACCGTGGCCTGAAAGACATTGGGTGGCTGCAAAGCAACTTTTCGCTCAGCTTCGGCCCCTACGCCAACCCAGAGCGGGCTGGCTTTGGGCTGCTGCGCGTGTTCAACGACGATTTTGTACAGCCCGGCAACGGGTTTGGCCTGCACGCCCACGCCAACATGGAAATCATTTCCATTATGCTGGCCGGCAGCATGAACCACATTGACTCCTTGGGCTATAAGGAGGTGGTGCACAAAGATTGGGTGCAGATTATGAGCGCCGGCAGTGGCCTACGCCACGAGGAGCACAACGTGGGCGACGACGAGGTGAACTTCCTGCAGATCTGGATTGAGCCTAAGCTGCAGAACGTGACGCCCCGCTATCAGCGCCGCCATTTCCCGCAGGAGAAGCGCCGCAACCAGCTCACCACGGTTGTCAGCAACGAGGAAGGCACGGCGCACTGCTGGATCAACCAGAACGCCAGGATTTCGCTAGGCCACTACGAGGCCGGCCAGCACCTGGAATATGCGCTCAATCCCCTGAATAAGTGCGTGTACATCTTCGTGATGGATGGCCACCTAACCGTGAACGGCCAGGCCGTGAGCCGGCGCGAAAGCATCGGTCTCTGGGAAACCAACCTGGTGCGTATAGAGGCTACAGCCGAGAGCCAGTTTATTGTGATTGAGGCCCCCGTCAATCATTAA